A single window of Nocardia sp. NBC_01327 DNA harbors:
- a CDS encoding PPOX class F420-dependent oxidoreductase, producing MTTLPEGLKKHIDESKVFASVATVGPKGQPHLTVAWLDRDGDDLIYSTSVSRQQYKNLVRDPRATVLISPPENPYVYAEIRGTVTVEPDPDRALPDRLSLKFTGQTYGEFMPSSRTDPAERVTVRITPTKIHSGI from the coding sequence GTGACCACACTTCCCGAGGGACTCAAGAAGCATATCGACGAGTCGAAGGTATTCGCCTCCGTGGCGACCGTCGGCCCGAAGGGCCAGCCGCACCTGACCGTCGCCTGGCTCGACCGTGACGGCGACGATCTGATCTACTCCACGTCGGTCAGTCGGCAGCAGTACAAGAACCTGGTGCGTGACCCGCGAGCCACCGTGCTGATCAGCCCGCCGGAGAACCCGTACGTCTACGCCGAGATCCGCGGCACCGTCACCGTAGAGCCGGACCCCGACCGCGCGCTGCCGGACCGCCTGTCGCTGAAGTTCACCGGGCAGACGTACGGCGAGTTCATGCCTTCATCTCGCACCGACCCCGCCGAGCGGGTGACGGTCCGCATCACCCCGACCAAGATCCACAGCGGCATCTGA
- a CDS encoding phosphotransferase family protein, whose amino-acid sequence MSADDPNQRWELTVSDRDEDQLAAQLASWLATKVVADEAPRVTSLTKPQAGGMSSTTLLFDAEWTENGQPAGGSYVARLAPEDSSFPVFEKYDLETQYAIMAGVAEATDAPVPELCWIETDPKVLGSTFFVMRRVNGRVCEDNPPYVFFGWVFDATPEQRLEITRKTVEVIAKVHGIENPEQRFPMLDGEGSALRRHFEAQKQWYDWALARDGFRIPLLERTFEWLEQNWPEDSGPDVLNWGDARPGNIMFQETDDCDLVAVLDWEMAAIGPRELDVAWPILIHRFFQDIATRFDQPGLPDFLRRSDVEKLYEEATGHAVRDLDWYLMYAALRHGIVMGRIKRRMIHFGEDTDTDDRDDYVMHRPLLEAMLDGTYAWD is encoded by the coding sequence ATGTCGGCCGACGACCCCAACCAGAGATGGGAACTCACCGTCTCCGACCGCGACGAGGATCAACTCGCGGCACAATTGGCGAGCTGGCTCGCCACCAAGGTCGTAGCCGACGAGGCGCCCCGCGTCACATCGCTGACCAAGCCGCAGGCGGGCGGCATGTCCAGCACCACGCTGCTCTTCGACGCCGAATGGACCGAGAACGGGCAGCCCGCGGGCGGCTCCTACGTCGCGCGCCTGGCGCCGGAGGACAGCTCCTTCCCGGTCTTCGAGAAGTACGATCTGGAAACCCAGTACGCCATCATGGCCGGAGTCGCCGAGGCCACCGACGCTCCGGTGCCGGAGCTGTGCTGGATCGAGACCGATCCGAAGGTGCTCGGCTCCACGTTCTTCGTCATGCGGCGCGTGAACGGCCGTGTCTGCGAAGACAATCCGCCGTATGTGTTCTTCGGCTGGGTCTTCGACGCCACGCCGGAACAGCGGTTGGAGATCACCCGCAAGACCGTCGAGGTCATTGCCAAGGTGCACGGCATCGAGAATCCCGAGCAGCGCTTCCCCATGCTGGATGGCGAGGGCTCGGCGCTACGCCGGCACTTCGAGGCCCAGAAGCAGTGGTACGACTGGGCGCTCGCCCGGGACGGATTCCGTATTCCGTTGCTGGAGCGCACCTTCGAGTGGCTCGAGCAGAACTGGCCGGAGGACTCGGGCCCGGATGTGCTGAACTGGGGAGACGCCCGGCCCGGCAATATCATGTTCCAGGAGACCGACGACTGCGATCTGGTCGCCGTGCTCGACTGGGAGATGGCGGCCATCGGCCCGCGTGAACTCGATGTGGCCTGGCCCATCCTGATCCACCGCTTCTTCCAGGACATCGCGACCCGCTTCGATCAGCCCGGACTGCCGGACTTCCTGCGGCGCAGCGATGTCGAGAAGCTGTACGAGGAGGCCACCGGGCACGCGGTCCGCGATCTGGACTGGTACCTGATGTACGCGGCGCTGCGCCACGGCATCGTGATGGGCCGCATCAAGCGCCGCATGATCCATTTCGGTGAGGACACCGATACCGACGATCGCGATGACTACGTCATGCACCGACCGCTGCTCGAGGCCATGCTCGACGGCACCTACGCCTGGGATTGA
- the cobA gene encoding uroporphyrinogen-III C-methyltransferase encodes MPNTSAASEDQPVGDPNYLVGLDLNGRRVVVVGGGTVAQRRLGLLIASGADVHVISREATPAVEGMATSGQISLELREYADGDLEDAWYALVCTDEPETNAAVVAEATRRRIFSVRADNARLGTAVTPATARYDGMSLGVLAGGQHRRSAAVRTALLEALQSGVVTDDSGPVAAGVALIGGGPGDPDLITVRGRRLLARANLVVADRLAPPELLAELGPDVEVVDAAKIPYGRAMAQEAINTALIEGAKAGKFVVRLKGGDPYVFGRGYEELEACVEAGVPVMVVPGVTSAISVPALAGIPVTHRGVTHEFVVVSGHVAPDHPDSLVDWPALARLRGTLVLLMAVERIDKFATALLEGGRAANTPVTIVQEGSLRTQRIVRADLSTVAEQVRAEAIRPPAIIVIGPTAGFTAGDPGVL; translated from the coding sequence GTGCCGAACACGTCAGCCGCATCCGAAGACCAGCCCGTAGGCGACCCGAACTACCTGGTCGGGCTCGATCTGAACGGGCGCCGCGTGGTGGTGGTCGGCGGCGGGACCGTGGCGCAGCGCCGGCTCGGACTGCTCATCGCCTCCGGTGCGGATGTGCACGTGATCAGCCGCGAGGCCACCCCGGCGGTCGAGGGCATGGCCACCTCGGGGCAGATCTCCCTCGAATTGCGCGAATATGCCGACGGCGACCTCGAGGATGCCTGGTACGCGCTCGTGTGCACCGATGAGCCCGAAACCAATGCGGCCGTGGTGGCCGAGGCGACGCGGCGGCGCATCTTCTCCGTGCGTGCCGACAATGCCCGGCTGGGCACCGCTGTCACTCCGGCCACCGCGCGCTACGACGGGATGAGCCTGGGTGTGCTCGCAGGTGGGCAGCATCGCCGTTCGGCCGCGGTGCGCACCGCGCTCCTGGAGGCGCTGCAATCCGGTGTGGTGACCGATGATTCGGGTCCGGTGGCCGCGGGCGTGGCGCTCATCGGCGGCGGCCCCGGCGATCCGGACCTGATCACCGTGCGCGGCCGCCGACTGCTGGCGCGCGCGAATCTTGTTGTCGCCGACCGCCTCGCGCCGCCGGAACTGCTGGCCGAACTCGGCCCCGACGTCGAGGTCGTGGACGCCGCCAAGATTCCGTACGGTCGCGCCATGGCCCAGGAGGCCATCAATACCGCGCTCATCGAGGGCGCCAAGGCCGGAAAGTTCGTGGTCCGCCTCAAGGGCGGCGACCCGTACGTCTTCGGCCGCGGCTACGAGGAATTGGAAGCCTGTGTCGAAGCCGGTGTTCCGGTGATGGTTGTGCCGGGCGTCACCAGTGCGATCTCGGTGCCCGCCCTGGCCGGTATCCCCGTCACCCACCGCGGTGTCACCCATGAATTCGTCGTGGTGAGCGGGCACGTCGCCCCGGACCACCCGGACTCTCTCGTCGACTGGCCCGCCCTGGCGCGGCTGCGCGGCACCCTCGTGCTGCTCATGGCCGTGGAGCGCATCGACAAATTCGCGACCGCACTGCTGGAGGGCGGTCGCGCCGCGAATACCCCGGTGACCATCGTGCAGGAGGGCAGCCTGCGCACCCAGCGCATCGTCCGCGCCGACCTGTCGACCGTCGCCGAGCAGGTGCGCGCGGAAGCCATTCGCCCCCCGGCGATTATCGTCATCGGCCCCACCGCCGGATTCACCGCCGGCGATCCCGGCGTGCTCTGA
- a CDS encoding cobalamin biosynthesis protein — MPERHGGTTLPQLAVGVGMRSGATASAIVSAVRDVLGDAVIGCLATVDRRAAEPGLVAAAAELGVPVVVFEAQDLAAVPVPHPSARAAEAIGTPSVAEAAALLAAASDRLIVAKRVIGGITLAAAVIRH; from the coding sequence ATGCCTGAACGCCACGGCGGGACCACGCTGCCGCAGCTCGCGGTGGGAGTGGGAATGCGTTCCGGGGCAACGGCTTCCGCGATCGTCAGCGCGGTGCGAGACGTGCTCGGGGATGCGGTCATCGGATGCCTGGCGACGGTGGATCGGCGGGCGGCGGAGCCCGGGCTGGTAGCTGCCGCCGCGGAGCTCGGGGTGCCGGTGGTGGTGTTCGAGGCGCAGGATCTCGCGGCGGTACCGGTGCCGCACCCCTCGGCGCGCGCAGCGGAGGCCATCGGCACGCCCAGCGTCGCCGAGGCCGCCGCACTGCTTGCCGCCGCGAGCGACCGGCTGATCGTGGCGAAGCGAGTGATCGGCGGAATCACGCTGGCAGCCGCGGTGATTCGGCACTGA
- a CDS encoding magnesium chelatase subunit D family protein, with the protein MSVSSVAYSESKRAVSDVEAGFPFSAVVGQERLQLALILCAVHPGIGGVLVRGEKGTAKSTVVRALAQLLPPVVDESGARPARLVELPVGATEDRVVGSLDLERVLRDGEQAFKPGLLAAAHHGVLYVDEVNLLHDHLVDVLLDAAAMGRVHIERDGVSHSHPARFVLVGTMNPEEGELRPQLLDRFGLTVDVVASRNVDVRMSVVRRRLDYEADPAGFAAGYAGADREVAERILTARDRIGEVTLDNVELRRIAALCASFDVDGMRADLVVARTATAHAAWRGSAAVTEEDVRIAAELALPHRRRRDPFDEPGISEEQLDEAMQQAADEANRETQDGGADDLGKGNAAPQDDAGSQVAGSPEPEDDPDGPGGGADLPAGEADSLQQPDNGPDAPVGDQDSQPDQRPADSNQDSSGDPDSARPARDGRSGMPSRSVAKPPRWEVPGVGEGAPGRRSRARTRQGRVVRATPETGTGLHLLGTIFAAVPHQRARGRISGPLEFAAADLRGAYREGREGNLVVFVVDASGSMAARDRLSAVTGAIVALLRDSYQRRDKVAVITVRGADAELVLPPTSSVDIAVRRLADLRTGGKTPLAQGLLKAREVIARERVRDPHRRPMLVVLTDGRATGGPDPVPRARTAARLLAGDSVTAMVVDCERGMIRLGLARDLARELRGGYLQLAELTGASVAGVVRATRAA; encoded by the coding sequence GTGTCCGTCTCCTCTGTGGCTTACTCCGAATCCAAGCGCGCGGTCTCCGATGTCGAGGCCGGATTTCCGTTCTCGGCGGTGGTCGGGCAGGAGCGGTTGCAGCTGGCGCTGATTCTCTGTGCCGTGCATCCCGGAATCGGCGGGGTGCTGGTGCGCGGGGAGAAGGGGACCGCGAAGTCGACCGTGGTGCGCGCGCTGGCGCAATTGCTGCCGCCTGTGGTCGACGAGAGCGGCGCGCGGCCCGCCCGGCTGGTGGAATTGCCCGTAGGCGCCACCGAGGACCGTGTGGTCGGATCCCTGGATCTGGAACGGGTGCTGCGCGACGGCGAACAGGCGTTCAAGCCCGGGTTGCTCGCGGCCGCCCACCACGGCGTGCTCTACGTCGACGAAGTGAATCTGCTGCACGACCATCTGGTGGACGTGCTGCTCGATGCCGCCGCCATGGGGCGCGTGCATATCGAGCGCGACGGCGTCTCGCATTCGCATCCGGCGCGATTCGTGCTCGTGGGCACCATGAATCCCGAAGAGGGTGAACTGCGGCCGCAGCTGCTGGACCGGTTCGGCCTGACCGTGGACGTGGTCGCCTCCCGCAATGTGGATGTGCGCATGTCGGTGGTGCGCCGCCGGCTCGATTACGAGGCCGATCCGGCCGGGTTCGCCGCCGGTTACGCCGGGGCCGATCGTGAAGTGGCCGAACGCATTCTGACCGCTCGCGACCGGATCGGCGAGGTCACGCTGGACAATGTCGAACTGCGCCGGATCGCCGCGCTGTGCGCGAGTTTCGATGTGGACGGCATGCGCGCGGATCTTGTTGTCGCCCGCACCGCGACCGCGCACGCCGCCTGGCGGGGCAGCGCCGCGGTGACCGAGGAGGACGTCCGGATCGCGGCGGAACTCGCACTGCCGCACCGGCGCCGGCGAGATCCGTTCGACGAACCCGGGATCAGTGAAGAGCAACTCGACGAGGCCATGCAGCAGGCGGCCGACGAGGCGAACCGTGAGACGCAGGACGGCGGTGCCGACGACCTGGGAAAAGGTAATGCGGCCCCGCAGGATGATGCGGGGTCGCAGGTAGCAGGTTCCCCCGAGCCTGAGGATGATCCGGACGGTCCCGGCGGTGGTGCGGATTTGCCTGCGGGCGAAGCGGATTCGCTGCAGCAGCCGGATAACGGCCCGGATGCGCCTGTGGGCGACCAGGATTCGCAGCCTGACCAGCGGCCTGCCGATTCGAACCAGGATTCCTCCGGCGACCCGGACTCGGCGCGCCCGGCGCGGGATGGGCGCTCCGGCATGCCTTCCCGGTCGGTGGCCAAGCCGCCGCGCTGGGAGGTCCCCGGTGTCGGCGAGGGCGCACCGGGCCGTCGCTCGCGTGCCCGCACCCGCCAGGGCCGTGTTGTGCGCGCCACTCCCGAAACCGGTACCGGCCTGCACCTGCTCGGCACCATCTTCGCGGCCGTTCCGCATCAGCGCGCCCGGGGCCGGATCAGCGGCCCCCTGGAATTCGCCGCCGCGGATCTGCGCGGAGCGTATCGCGAAGGGCGCGAAGGCAATCTGGTCGTCTTCGTGGTCGACGCCTCCGGCTCGATGGCTGCCCGCGACCGGCTCTCCGCCGTCACCGGCGCCATCGTCGCACTGCTGCGCGACTCCTACCAGCGCCGCGACAAGGTCGCCGTCATCACGGTGCGCGGCGCGGATGCCGAACTGGTGCTCCCGCCCACCTCCTCGGTCGATATCGCCGTCCGCCGCCTCGCGGATCTGCGCACCGGCGGCAAAACCCCACTCGCACAAGGCCTCTTGAAGGCCCGTGAAGTCATTGCCCGCGAACGCGTCCGCGACCCGCACCGCCGCCCCATGCTCGTTGTGCTCACCGACGGCCGCGCCACCGGCGGCCCCGACCCGGTACCCCGCGCCCGCACCGCCGCCCGCCTGCTCGCAGGCGACTCGGTCACCGCCATGGTCGTCGACTGCGAACGCGGCATGATCCGCCTCGGCCTCGCCCGCGACCTGGCCCGCGAACTCCGCGGCGGCTACCTGCAACTGGCCGAACTCACCGGCGCTTCAGTAGCCGGCGTCGTCCGCGCGACCCGCGCCGCCTGA
- a CDS encoding DoxX family protein yields the protein MSVRTVGAATDFEDLPPVRNREWRPAPRILFRFVIAYFTLFCVLYPQPLFAFFGIVQKWLPDDLMQRYADLPGPLIRWTGRTVFDHPGVQLNLDSGSGDQLYLWIEVFCILVAAVVVAAVWSVLDRRRTEYRTAAGWFLLFFRVMLAGQMLNYGFAKAIPLQMPVPALATLVQPYGDFSHMAVLWNQVGVSPVYESLLGLAEITGGVLLLLPRTQLAGALLSLVSMAQVWVLNMTFDVPVKLLAFHLLLLSMVVLAPDARRLTTALLGGAAGPSTAPTPFRTRRSRRISDIALVLLALWFVLGQAVGAWDGWHRYGPGRPQSELYGIWNVAEFTRDGQPVPPLLTDETRWRRMVFEDPGVAIYQRMDDGMVPVLTEFDSGAHRLTLRASSGPETLASLTYERPAPDRLTLTGELEGHPVTLALTLVDSDRMPIRQGGLHLVQDYANGVK from the coding sequence ATGAGCGTTCGAACAGTCGGTGCGGCAACGGATTTCGAGGATCTTCCACCGGTGCGGAACCGTGAGTGGCGACCGGCCCCGCGGATTCTCTTCCGCTTCGTGATCGCCTATTTCACCCTGTTCTGCGTGCTTTACCCGCAGCCGCTGTTCGCCTTCTTCGGCATCGTCCAGAAGTGGCTGCCGGATGATCTCATGCAGCGGTACGCGGACCTGCCCGGCCCATTGATCCGCTGGACCGGGCGCACGGTGTTCGACCATCCGGGCGTGCAGCTGAATTTGGATTCCGGCAGCGGCGATCAGTTGTATCTGTGGATCGAGGTCTTCTGCATTCTGGTCGCCGCGGTGGTGGTGGCCGCGGTATGGAGCGTGCTGGACCGCAGGCGGACCGAATATCGCACCGCGGCGGGCTGGTTCCTGCTGTTCTTCCGGGTCATGCTGGCCGGTCAGATGCTGAATTACGGCTTCGCCAAGGCGATCCCCCTGCAGATGCCGGTCCCCGCCCTGGCGACCCTGGTGCAGCCCTACGGCGACTTCAGTCATATGGCGGTGCTGTGGAATCAGGTCGGCGTCTCACCGGTGTACGAGAGTCTGCTCGGCCTGGCCGAGATCACCGGCGGCGTGCTGCTTCTGCTGCCGCGCACCCAGCTGGCCGGCGCGCTGCTCAGTCTGGTGAGCATGGCGCAGGTGTGGGTACTGAACATGACCTTCGACGTCCCGGTCAAACTGCTGGCGTTCCACCTGCTGCTGCTGTCGATGGTGGTGCTGGCCCCGGATGCGCGGCGGCTCACCACCGCACTGCTGGGCGGCGCGGCCGGGCCCTCGACCGCCCCGACCCCGTTCCGGACGCGGCGATCGCGGCGGATCTCCGATATCGCCCTGGTGCTGCTGGCGCTCTGGTTCGTCCTGGGGCAGGCGGTCGGGGCCTGGGACGGCTGGCACAGGTACGGCCCGGGTCGGCCGCAGTCCGAGCTGTACGGCATCTGGAATGTCGCCGAGTTCACCAGGGACGGGCAGCCGGTGCCGCCGCTGCTCACCGATGAAACCCGGTGGCGGCGAATGGTGTTCGAAGATCCTGGCGTGGCGATCTATCAGCGCATGGATGACGGTATGGTCCCGGTCCTGACCGAATTCGACAGTGGCGCACACCGTCTCACCCTGCGTGCGTCCTCGGGCCCGGAAACCTTGGCGAGCTTGACCTACGAACGGCCCGCTCCGGATCGGCTCACGCTGACCGGCGAACTCGAAGGCCATCCGGTGACGCTGGCGCTCACGCTGGTCGACTCGGATCGAATGCCGATCCGCCAGGGCGGATTGCATCTGGTGCAGGACTACGCCAACGGCGTGAAGTGA
- the cobO gene encoding cob(I)yrinic acid a,c-diamide adenosyltransferase, with the protein MPQGVPLPETIPDDGLTTRQRRNQAVLAIHTGPGKGKSTAAFGMALRAWNQGFDVAVFQFVKSAKWKVGEEAAFRTLGKLHEETGAGGAVEWHKMGEGWSWTRKQGSDEDHAAAALAGWQEISRRLAAEQHRFYVLDEFTYPLKWGWVDVDEVVETLRNRPGNQHVVITGRDAPQALIEVADLVTEMTKVKHPMDAGRKGQRGIEW; encoded by the coding sequence ATGCCCCAGGGCGTGCCACTGCCGGAGACCATTCCGGATGACGGACTGACCACGCGGCAGCGCCGCAATCAGGCCGTGCTCGCCATCCACACCGGGCCGGGCAAGGGGAAGTCCACTGCCGCGTTCGGGATGGCCTTGCGCGCTTGGAACCAGGGCTTCGATGTGGCTGTCTTCCAATTCGTGAAGAGCGCCAAGTGGAAGGTGGGCGAGGAGGCGGCCTTCCGCACCCTCGGCAAGTTGCACGAGGAGACCGGCGCGGGCGGCGCGGTCGAGTGGCACAAGATGGGGGAGGGCTGGTCCTGGACGCGCAAGCAGGGCAGCGATGAGGATCATGCCGCCGCCGCGCTCGCGGGCTGGCAGGAGATCTCGCGCCGCCTCGCCGCCGAACAGCACCGCTTCTACGTGCTCGACGAATTCACCTATCCGCTCAAGTGGGGCTGGGTGGATGTGGACGAGGTGGTCGAGACGCTGCGTAATCGTCCCGGCAATCAGCACGTGGTGATCACCGGCCGGGATGCCCCGCAGGCGCTCATCGAGGTCGCGGATCTGGTCACCGAGATGACGAAGGTCAAGCATCCGATGGACGCGGGCCGCAAGGGCCAGCGCGGTATCGAATGGTGA
- a CDS encoding GNAT family N-acetyltransferase, translating into MMSTVALKRSWALDLDTKTLYRLLKLRVEVFVVEQKCAYPELDGLDLLPETRHFWLDDEGEVICTLRLLEEHDDGVKSFRIGRLCTTPPARGHGYTTRLLQAALAETGTGATVRLNAQTYLVDMYTKHGFKVDGEEYIEDGIPHLPMRRG; encoded by the coding sequence ACGGTTGCTCTCAAACGGTCATGGGCCCTGGATCTGGACACCAAGACTCTGTACAGGCTGTTGAAACTTCGTGTCGAAGTGTTTGTCGTCGAGCAGAAATGCGCATACCCGGAGCTCGACGGTCTGGACCTGCTTCCGGAAACACGGCATTTCTGGCTCGACGACGAGGGTGAGGTCATCTGCACCCTCCGGCTGCTCGAAGAGCACGATGACGGCGTGAAGTCCTTCCGGATCGGGCGACTGTGCACCACCCCGCCCGCGCGCGGCCACGGCTACACCACCCGCCTGCTGCAGGCGGCGCTGGCCGAGACCGGCACCGGCGCCACCGTGCGCCTGAACGCGCAGACCTACCTGGTCGATATGTACACCAAGCATGGATTCAAGGTGGACGGCGAGGAATACATCGAGGACGGGATACCGCACCTCCCTATGCGCCGAGGCTGA
- a CDS encoding MFS transporter, which yields MQYPVTKRAFGLAILVLSGLQLMVVLDGTVMILALPRVQEQLGLSSAGSAWTVTAYGLPFAGLMLLGGRLGDSFGRKRMLILGVGVFTVASALCGTAQNEAWLIAARALQGTGAAIAAPTAFALVATTFAPGPVRNQAIAILGSMVGIGSVGGLVVGGALTQVDWRWIFWINVPIGLLIVLGAIYELHDTEHQRISLDIRGAVLGTLACAAIVFGATEGPQMGWDSPIIIGSLLGGLALLIVFVFAERSVANPLLPWSLFDSRDRVISFAAIFLASGVLGATTFFVAQFLQNVLGYSPLMAGLGSIPFTLGAGVGTAVSSKAVQYVQPRWLLFGSAIVLAAGLFFGSTIDSSVQYFPTLLGLLCVVGFAVGMVIVILPLCVLVGVDMAHIGPLSAVGQMFMNMGTPFAVGLLSPVALSRTLSLGGTTGKVTEMTSTQIDALGSGYTLVLFVCALGTAFMGLLSLSLRYTPEQLSQAQHAQDAAQKS from the coding sequence ATGCAGTATCCGGTGACCAAGCGGGCGTTCGGGCTCGCGATTCTCGTATTGAGCGGGCTGCAGTTGATGGTCGTGCTCGATGGCACCGTCATGATTCTGGCGTTGCCGCGGGTACAGGAACAACTGGGTCTGTCCAGTGCGGGCAGCGCCTGGACCGTCACCGCGTACGGTCTGCCGTTCGCGGGTCTGATGCTGCTCGGTGGTCGACTAGGGGACTCCTTCGGCCGCAAGCGCATGCTGATTCTCGGCGTCGGCGTCTTCACGGTGGCTTCGGCCCTCTGCGGCACTGCGCAGAACGAGGCCTGGCTGATCGCTGCCCGCGCACTGCAGGGCACCGGTGCGGCCATTGCCGCGCCGACCGCATTCGCCTTGGTGGCCACCACTTTCGCGCCCGGCCCGGTCCGAAACCAGGCCATCGCGATTCTCGGTTCCATGGTGGGCATCGGCTCGGTGGGCGGTCTGGTGGTCGGCGGTGCGCTGACGCAGGTGGATTGGCGCTGGATCTTCTGGATCAATGTGCCGATCGGCCTGCTCATCGTGCTCGGTGCGATCTACGAGCTGCACGACACCGAACACCAGCGCATCTCCCTGGATATTCGCGGCGCGGTACTGGGCACCCTGGCCTGCGCGGCCATCGTGTTCGGCGCGACCGAGGGTCCGCAAATGGGCTGGGACAGCCCGATTATCATCGGCTCGCTGCTCGGCGGACTGGCGCTGCTGATCGTGTTCGTCTTCGCCGAACGCAGTGTCGCCAATCCGCTGCTGCCATGGTCGCTGTTCGACAGCCGCGATCGCGTGATCTCCTTCGCGGCCATCTTCCTGGCCTCCGGTGTGCTGGGTGCGACGACGTTCTTCGTGGCGCAGTTCCTGCAGAATGTGCTCGGCTACAGCCCGCTCATGGCGGGTCTGGGCAGTATCCCGTTCACGCTCGGCGCGGGTGTGGGCACTGCGGTGTCGTCCAAGGCCGTGCAATATGTGCAGCCGCGCTGGCTGCTGTTCGGTTCGGCGATCGTGCTGGCGGCCGGGCTGTTCTTCGGTTCCACCATCGACAGTTCGGTGCAGTACTTCCCGACGCTGCTCGGACTGCTGTGCGTGGTCGGCTTCGCGGTCGGCATGGTCATCGTGATCCTGCCGCTGTGCGTACTGGTCGGTGTGGACATGGCGCATATCGGCCCGCTGTCGGCGGTCGGGCAGATGTTCATGAATATGGGCACGCCGTTCGCGGTCGGCCTGCTGAGTCCGGTGGCGTTGTCGCGCACGCTGTCGCTGGGCGGCACCACCGGCAAGGTCACCGAAATGACCTCCACGCAGATCGATGCGCTCGGTAGTGGTTACACCCTGGTGTTGTTCGTCTGTGCGCTCGGCACGGCCTTCATGGGTTTGCTGTCGCTCTCACTGCGCTACACACCGGAGCAGCTGTCCCAGGCGCAGCACGCCCAGGACGCCGCGCAGAAGTCGTAG
- a CDS encoding cobyrinate a,c-diamide synthase has protein sequence MVSVPAVVVAAPASGSGKTTLATGLIGALRRAGHRVAPFKVGPDYIDPGYHGLAAGRPGRNLDPVLCGAERVVPLYRHGSAGCDIAVVEGVMGLFDGRIDEHNTEPVAEGSTAQIAAMLGAPVVLVVDARGHSQSLAALLHGFATFDSGIRLGGVILNRVGSERHEQVLRAACARVGLPVLGALPRLDELSVPSRHLGLVPAVEHGSAAQSAVDAMTDLVAAHIDLAAVAALASSNIAGPAWDPKEELRLTSEAAGIGAVSEGIPAFAGLPASPAAGGLGTPPAEGPIIAVAGGAAFTFGYAEHRELLEAAGARVVVFDPLRDELPSGTAGLVIPGGFPEEHAASLAANTHLLTTIADQARRGLPIHAECAGLLYLTRSLDGHRMAGVVDADAEFGPRLTLGYRDAVALTDSPLWQAGERVRGHEFHRTRLTAPSPDALAWAWRAPSGETIREGAILHNVHASYLHTHPAGNPQAITRFVSTAADFAQDNVLA, from the coding sequence ATGGTGAGTGTGCCCGCGGTGGTGGTGGCCGCGCCCGCATCGGGCAGCGGTAAGACCACTCTCGCCACCGGACTGATCGGGGCGCTGCGCCGGGCCGGGCACCGGGTGGCGCCGTTCAAGGTGGGGCCCGATTACATCGATCCGGGCTATCACGGACTGGCCGCCGGTCGGCCCGGGCGCAATCTCGACCCGGTGCTGTGCGGGGCCGAGCGGGTGGTCCCGCTGTACCGGCACGGCAGCGCGGGATGCGATATCGCCGTGGTCGAGGGCGTGATGGGCCTGTTCGACGGGCGCATCGACGAGCACAACACCGAACCCGTCGCCGAGGGCTCCACCGCGCAGATCGCCGCCATGCTGGGCGCACCGGTCGTCCTGGTGGTGGACGCGCGCGGGCACAGCCAGAGCCTGGCGGCGCTGCTGCACGGATTCGCCACCTTCGACAGCGGAATCCGGCTCGGCGGAGTCATTCTCAACCGTGTCGGCAGTGAACGGCACGAACAGGTCCTGCGCGCCGCCTGCGCCCGCGTCGGCCTGCCGGTGCTGGGGGCGCTGCCCCGCCTGGACGAATTGTCCGTGCCGTCAAGGCATCTCGGCCTGGTGCCCGCCGTGGAGCACGGCTCGGCGGCGCAGTCCGCGGTCGATGCCATGACCGATCTTGTTGCCGCGCATATAGATCTGGCCGCCGTCGCCGCCCTGGCGAGTTCCAACATCGCCGGACCGGCATGGGATCCGAAGGAGGAACTGCGTCTGACGTCCGAAGCGGCGGGGATCGGCGCTGTCTCCGAAGGCATTCCGGCCTTCGCAGGTCTTCCGGCGAGTCCGGCGGCCGGTGGCCTGGGCACGCCTCCCGCTGAGGGCCCCATCATCGCCGTGGCAGGCGGAGCCGCCTTCACCTTCGGCTACGCCGAACACCGCGAGCTTCTCGAAGCGGCGGGCGCCCGCGTAGTGGTCTTCGACCCCCTGCGTGACGAACTCCCCTCCGGCACAGCGGGTCTGGTCATCCCCGGCGGCTTCCCCGAGGAGCACGCCGCCTCCCTGGCCGCCAACACCCACCTGCTCACCACCATTGCCGACCAGGCGCGCCGCGGCCTCCCCATCCACGCCGAATGCGCCGGCCTCCTCTACCTCACCCGCTCCCTCGACGGCCACCGCATGGCCGGCGTGGTCGACGCCGACGCCGAATTCGGCCCCCGCCTCACCCTCGGCTACCGAGACGCCGTGGCCCTCACCGACTCCCCCCTCTGGCAAGCCGGAGAACGCGTCCGAGGCCACGAATTCCACCGCACCCGCCTCACCGCCCCCTCCCCGGACGCCCTCGCCTGGGCCTGGCGCGCCCCCTCCGGCGAAACCATCCGCGAAGGCGCAATCCTCCACAACGTCCACGCCTCCTACCTCCACACCCACCCCGCCGGAAACCCCCAGGCCATCACCCGCTTCGTCTCCACCGCAGCCGATTTCGCCCAGGACAATGTCCTCGCGTAA